A genomic region of Ignavibacteria bacterium contains the following coding sequences:
- the meaB gene encoding methylmalonyl Co-A mutase-associated GTPase MeaB, whose amino-acid sequence MNIDQFIEKISHKDKKAIARALTEIENNTKIAQQIIDRISSKYGHSYRVGITGPPGAGKSTLTNALVKLLVSKNFSVGVIAVDPTSPFTGGALLGDRIRMSEIGTHPNVFIRSMASRGSLGGLNQFASEAGDVFDFAGFDFTIYETVGVGQSELDVANNVDTTVVVLVPESGDSIQAMKAGLMEIGDIFVMNKSDRAGADQAVASLQFILSFKEHDENIWLPPIIKTTASENKGIEELYLKILEHKEFLEKTGQLKLKREQRFKNRIKDLISNYLKKELWNDERVKILDEKLQLILENREKVSNVVRELVDNFKNGQ is encoded by the coding sequence ATGAACATTGATCAATTCATAGAAAAAATTTCACATAAAGATAAAAAAGCAATTGCTCGAGCTCTGACTGAGATTGAAAACAACACAAAAATTGCACAACAAATCATTGATAGAATTTCTTCTAAATATGGTCATTCATACAGAGTTGGAATCACTGGTCCCCCAGGTGCTGGTAAAAGTACTTTGACAAATGCTCTCGTCAAATTACTCGTCTCTAAAAATTTTTCGGTTGGAGTAATTGCAGTAGATCCCACTTCTCCATTTACTGGAGGCGCTCTTCTTGGTGATAGAATTAGAATGTCTGAAATTGGAACTCATCCAAATGTTTTTATCAGAAGTATGGCATCAAGAGGAAGCCTTGGCGGATTAAATCAATTTGCTTCAGAGGCTGGTGATGTTTTTGATTTTGCAGGATTTGACTTTACTATTTATGAAACAGTTGGCGTTGGTCAATCTGAACTTGATGTTGCAAATAATGTAGATACAACTGTTGTTGTACTTGTGCCTGAATCAGGTGATTCAATTCAAGCAATGAAAGCAGGTTTAATGGAAATTGGGGATATTTTTGTAATGAACAAGTCTGACAGGGCTGGTGCTGATCAGGCAGTTGCTTCACTTCAATTTATTCTTTCTTTCAAAGAACACGATGAAAATATTTGGTTACCTCCAATTATCAAGACAACTGCATCAGAAAATAAAGGCATCGAAGAACTCTATCTAAAGATTTTAGAGCATAAAGAATTTTTAGAAAAAACTGGTCAACTAAAATTAAAGAGAGAACAAAGATTTAAGAACCGCATTAAAGATTTAATCTCGAACTATCTAAAAAAAGAATTATGGAATGACGAGAGAGTAAAGATTCTTGATGAAAAACTTCAATTAATTCTTGAGAATAGAGAGAAAGTTTCGAATGTAGTTCGTGAGTTGGTTGATAATTTTAAAAATGGTCAATGA
- a CDS encoding T9SS type A sorting domain-containing protein, which produces MKVLFTFLTFLLVANVNAKLVQNNGPYGGFGRAFAITSSGIGDTSVYAGTDGGVFRSTNNGSSWTEISATSTITRITKDRSLAVSFNEAGGTNIFVGTHANGIFLSTNNSESWTQVNTGLTNLNIYALATSGTNVFAGTYGGGVILSTNNGASWTPFNTGLSSLHVISLTISADNLFAGTENGGVWRRPLSQITAVEGQAAGVSAEFSLGQNYPNPFNPSTKITWQSPVSGYTTLKVYDVLGNEVATLVNEYINAGSYEVEFNAGQTRNLSSGVYFYKLQVGEFVQTKKMILIK; this is translated from the coding sequence ATGAAAGTCTTATTTACCTTTTTGACTTTTTTATTAGTTGCAAATGTTAATGCGAAGTTGGTGCAAAACAATGGACCGTACGGTGGGTTTGGGCGCGCGTTCGCCATTACTTCTAGCGGAATAGGAGATACAAGTGTTTACGCCGGGACCGATGGCGGTGTGTTCCGTTCGACTAACAATGGATCGAGCTGGACAGAGATCAGCGCCACCTCCACCATCACACGGATCACGAAAGACCGATCTCTTGCAGTGTCATTCAATGAAGCAGGCGGGACGAATATCTTCGTCGGAACTCACGCCAACGGTATTTTCCTTTCCACCAATAATAGTGAAAGCTGGACGCAGGTGAACACCGGGCTGACGAATTTAAACATTTACGCTCTTGCGACATCGGGCACGAACGTTTTCGCCGGGACGTATGGCGGTGGGGTCATCCTTTCCACCAACAACGGCGCAAGCTGGACTCCATTCAATACCGGCTTGTCGAGTCTCCACGTCATTTCTCTTACGATCTCGGCAGACAATCTCTTCGCAGGAACCGAAAACGGAGGCGTCTGGAGGAGACCACTGTCACAGATCACCGCGGTCGAGGGACAGGCTGCGGGTGTTTCTGCCGAGTTCAGTCTTGGTCAGAACTACCCAAACCCCTTCAACCCAAGCACAAAAATCACCTGGCAGTCTCCGGTTAGTGGTTATACAACATTAAAAGTTTATGATGTTCTTGGGAATGAAGTTGCTACATTGGTTAATGAATATATTAATGCAGGAAGTTACGAAGTCGAGTTTAATGCTGGACAAACTCGTAATCTCTCGAGCGGAGTTTATTTCTATAAATTACAGGTTGGTGAATTTGTTCAAACTAAGAAGATGATTTTAATTAAGTAA
- a CDS encoding nicotinate-nucleotide adenylyltransferase, with translation METNLKQKSTEKIAILGGSFNPIHIGHLILANTVCDELNLDRIIFVPCYIQPLKSDKDFAPPESRLEMIKLAIQDNPKFELSDIEIKRKGKSYTVDTLKYFKKKFDDLYFVIGADNIKDFHRWKEPDTILQLAKLIVTNRGGVNQKLPAKLRGKKIFVCQIPDIEISSTMIRNNIRSNKSIKYLVPEKVEKYITKHKLYKNYGG, from the coding sequence ATGGAAACTAACTTGAAACAGAAATCAACAGAGAAAATTGCAATTCTTGGCGGTTCATTCAATCCAATTCATATCGGACACTTGATTCTTGCAAATACTGTTTGTGATGAGCTCAATCTCGACAGAATAATTTTTGTACCCTGTTACATTCAGCCTCTTAAATCAGACAAAGATTTTGCTCCACCTGAATCAAGACTTGAGATGATTAAACTTGCAATTCAAGATAATCCAAAATTTGAATTATCAGATATTGAAATCAAAAGAAAAGGAAAATCCTACACCGTTGATACTTTAAAATATTTTAAGAAAAAGTTTGATGATTTGTATTTTGTAATTGGTGCAGATAACATTAAAGATTTTCATCGCTGGAAAGAGCCAGACACAATTTTACAACTTGCAAAATTGATTGTAACAAATCGCGGTGGAGTTAATCAAAAATTACCCGCAAAACTAAGAGGTAAAAAAATCTTCGTCTGTCAAATTCCAGATATTGAAATCTCAAGCACAATGATTAGAAATAATATTCGTTCTAATAAGAGCATTAAATATCTTGTACCTGAAAAAGTTGAAAAGTATATAACTAAACACAAATTATATAAAAACTACGGAGGATAA
- a CDS encoding discoidin domain-containing protein produces the protein MKNLKTYLGFFIVVLFLILHYDCVAQNMVSTESRTNAVSLFSGAYMRKYPPSYEKSNLQGVVQRYSPEALVDGTTEKIWCSAEGSVSSLTFEIELIETYVISEFEFSNLVETNPRGMCAKDVVVEIASTLKGNFRKVLETKLEEYENSKFSIEPTEARVVRLTIKSNFGNKDYTELAEFKAWGEPKNKNIATININGIWESNWGKVDFKQNGTLVSGHYEFNQGKIRFGGIQRNRVTYTWIEDVVQQSGNTIMFLNEEGDRLIGIWSFGNDWSNYGFWILERENGIPFNPITETITDETLSQKDTLKMDDVKKDDAIVEEMKKELTSKKEDNFIRGQLQEEFC, from the coding sequence ATGAAAAACTTGAAAACTTACTTAGGGTTTTTTATAGTAGTTCTTTTTTTAATTCTACACTACGATTGTGTTGCCCAGAATATGGTTTCAACCGAAAGTCGTACTAACGCCGTTTCATTATTCAGCGGTGCTTATATGAGGAAATATCCACCATCTTATGAAAAATCTAATCTTCAAGGAGTTGTGCAACGGTATTCACCTGAAGCATTAGTTGATGGAACTACGGAGAAAATTTGGTGCTCAGCAGAAGGATCAGTTTCTTCTCTTACATTTGAAATTGAACTTATTGAAACGTATGTAATCTCCGAATTTGAATTTAGTAACTTAGTTGAAACAAATCCACGAGGAATGTGCGCGAAAGATGTTGTAGTAGAAATCGCTTCAACATTGAAAGGTAATTTTCGAAAAGTTCTGGAAACCAAGCTTGAGGAGTATGAGAATTCGAAATTTTCTATTGAACCAACGGAAGCACGTGTTGTACGCTTGACCATTAAAAGTAATTTTGGTAATAAAGATTACACTGAACTTGCGGAGTTCAAGGCATGGGGCGAGCCGAAAAATAAAAACATTGCAACTATTAATATAAATGGTATATGGGAATCCAATTGGGGGAAAGTTGATTTCAAACAAAATGGTACGCTTGTAAGTGGTCACTATGAATTTAACCAAGGAAAAATTCGTTTCGGCGGCATTCAGCGTAATAGAGTGACATATACTTGGATTGAAGACGTAGTACAGCAAAGTGGCAATACAATTATGTTTCTTAATGAAGAGGGTGATAGACTTATAGGTATTTGGAGTTTCGGAAATGACTGGAGTAATTACGGTTTCTGGATTCTTGAACGAGAGAATGGTATCCCCTTCAATCCTATTACTGAAACGATAACTGACGAAACTCTGTCGCAAAAAGACACATTGAAGATGGATGATGTTAAAAAAGATGATGCTATAGTTGAAGAGATGAAAAAAGAATTAACATCAAAAAAAGAAGATAACTTTATACGGGGTCAACTTCAAGAAGAATTCTGCTGA
- a CDS encoding OmpA family protein, whose amino-acid sequence MTLYGVNFKKNSAEILQESLPVLQQVLEVLKSSSNINIRIEGHTDNVGSAEYNLKLSRERADAVKEFLIKNGIEQNRISVIGKGEEFPIADNETEIGRSLNRRVEIHVVE is encoded by the coding sequence ATAACTTTATACGGGGTCAACTTCAAGAAGAATTCTGCTGAAATACTTCAGGAGTCATTACCCGTTCTACAACAAGTCCTGGAAGTATTAAAATCAAGCTCGAATATTAATATTAGGATCGAGGGACATACTGACAATGTTGGCTCCGCTGAATATAATCTAAAACTTTCAAGAGAACGTGCAGATGCAGTAAAAGAATTTTTAATTAAGAATGGAATTGAACAAAATAGGATTTCCGTTATTGGAAAAGGTGAGGAATTTCCTATTGCCGATAATGAGACGGAAATCGGTCGCTCGTTAAATCGAAGAGTGGAAATTCATGTGGTTGAATAG
- a CDS encoding PrsW family intramembrane metalloprotease, which translates to MVEKLVMLISSIFFAVLPVVAYLVILWRLDKYDREPIKLLLLHFLWGMIGAVLISIFFSLQINKLFNAVIYDKFLIELAATVFTAPVIEEAAKGFFLILTVSKRKFDNLTDGIVYGGAIGLGFGLTENFLYFLYSTSNFDDLIHLAFIRNIFSVSVHFISTSTFGCFLALSKFKPIKKKIFYMIAGYLISVFIHAFWNFTATFSWTFIFGLIFVLVSLTLIYSLLQLSLSFEKNIIAYEMNDEIINGRLKPDFASIISEYKLRNTKGWIKEDLRKDYINFATTLAFRKNQLRNISSDKLRSSYESEIKQLREKLQQLELESEGLLYSE; encoded by the coding sequence GTGGTTGAAAAGTTAGTGATGTTAATTTCATCTATTTTTTTCGCTGTACTTCCAGTTGTTGCCTACCTTGTAATTTTATGGCGGCTTGATAAATACGATCGCGAACCAATTAAATTACTTTTGCTTCATTTTTTATGGGGAATGATTGGTGCAGTCTTAATCAGTATATTTTTCAGTTTACAAATTAATAAGCTATTTAATGCGGTTATATACGATAAATTTTTGATAGAATTAGCAGCAACTGTTTTTACAGCACCAGTTATTGAAGAAGCTGCAAAAGGATTTTTCTTAATTCTAACTGTAAGCAAAAGGAAATTTGATAACTTAACTGATGGTATTGTTTACGGTGGTGCAATTGGACTTGGATTCGGATTAACTGAAAATTTTCTTTATTTCCTCTACTCAACTTCAAATTTTGATGATCTAATTCATCTGGCTTTTATAAGAAATATTTTTTCCGTTTCTGTTCATTTTATAAGCACATCAACATTTGGATGTTTTCTTGCTTTAAGCAAATTCAAACCGATTAAGAAAAAAATTTTTTATATGATCGCAGGTTATTTAATATCAGTTTTCATTCATGCTTTCTGGAATTTTACCGCCACTTTTAGCTGGACTTTTATCTTTGGATTAATATTTGTTCTTGTATCTCTGACTTTAATTTACTCCTTATTACAATTATCTCTATCTTTTGAAAAAAATATCATTGCTTATGAAATGAATGATGAGATTATAAACGGTAGATTAAAACCAGATTTTGCCTCAATTATTTCAGAGTATAAATTAAGAAATACAAAAGGTTGGATTAAAGAAGACCTCAGGAAAGATTACATTAATTTTGCAACAACTCTTGCATTTCGGAAAAATCAACTTAGAAATATTTCTTCGGACAAGTTGAGAAGTTCTTACGAAAGTGAAATAAAACAACTTCGAGAAAAATTACAGCAACTCGAACTTGAATCGGAAGGATTACTTTATTCTGAATAA
- a CDS encoding T9SS type A sorting domain-containing protein, which translates to MKVLITFLTFLLVATVNAQWVGDNEGFLGGNVKGFAVINNKLFAGTDAFGGVYLHENSVTWVQKNNGLTNKQVNSIIAKDGKMYVGTTNGGVFVSTDEGESWVSKSITSTTSTIYSLGVNGQTIFAGSLNGIFISTNGGDSWSASTNGFPNSPVTSILVNGNEIFAATYGAGVYYSNDNGLSWVPKNNGISILALWAITSHNNLLIVGSNSGLYYSNDNGNSWNLFGIYNNRPFKSLLSYGNTMFAGKSEPASTNFLFSTNNGAIWQISSDGFTSSVYEIIAIGVNNGYVYVSTPGSGYRIHRRPLSEIVTSVESLDEIPTEFTLNQNYPNPFNPSTKISWQSPVSGYTTLKVYDVLGKEVGTLVNEYLNAGSYEVEFNAFGLSSGVYLCRLINNSGYSKTIKMLLSK; encoded by the coding sequence ATGAAAGTCTTAATTACCTTTTTAACTTTTTTATTAGTTGCCACTGTTAATGCGCAGTGGGTTGGAGACAATGAAGGATTTCTTGGCGGTAATGTTAAAGGATTTGCAGTTATTAATAATAAATTATTTGCCGGTACAGATGCATTTGGTGGAGTATATCTGCATGAAAATTCAGTCACTTGGGTACAAAAAAATAATGGTTTGACAAATAAGCAAGTTAATTCAATAATTGCAAAAGATGGGAAAATGTATGTTGGCACAACTAATGGTGGAGTATTTGTTTCAACTGATGAAGGAGAAAGTTGGGTATCAAAAAGCATAACATCAACGACTTCAACAATTTATTCCTTGGGTGTAAATGGTCAAACTATATTTGCCGGCTCCTTAAATGGTATCTTCATTTCAACTAATGGAGGAGACAGTTGGAGTGCATCTACAAATGGTTTCCCGAATTCACCCGTTACATCAATACTTGTTAACGGTAACGAAATTTTTGCTGCGACTTATGGTGCAGGTGTCTATTATTCCAATGATAATGGATTATCGTGGGTACCTAAAAACAATGGAATAAGCATTTTAGCGTTATGGGCTATTACATCTCACAATAATTTACTGATCGTTGGTAGTAATAGTGGGTTATATTATTCAAATGATAACGGGAATAGTTGGAATTTATTTGGGATTTATAACAACCGTCCCTTTAAAAGTCTTTTAAGTTATGGAAATACGATGTTTGCAGGTAAGTCTGAGCCAGCATCAACAAATTTTCTATTTAGTACTAATAATGGTGCAATATGGCAAATATCTAGCGATGGTTTCACATCAAGCGTTTATGAAATCATTGCAATAGGTGTGAACAATGGTTATGTCTATGTTTCTACACCCGGTTCTGGTTACAGAATTCATAGAAGACCATTATCTGAAATAGTTACATCAGTTGAAAGCTTGGATGAAATTCCTACAGAATTTACTTTAAACCAAAACTACCCAAACCCCTTCAACCCAAGCACAAAAATCAGTTGGCAGTCTCCGGTTAGTGGTTATACAACATTAAAAGTTTATGATGTGCTTGGGAAAGAAGTTGGTACACTGGTTAATGAATATCTTAACGCAGGAAGTTATGAAGTTGAGTTTAATGCATTCGGTTTAAGTAGTGGAGTTTATTTATGCAGGTTAATTAACAACAGTGGATATTCAAAAACTATAAAAATGTTATTAAGTAAATAA
- a CDS encoding ABC transporter permease → MKKFLVIAKWEYLEKIKNKTYIFMTFFFPLIIFGIALAPALLTSDEDKETKVIGLIEKNISIQKELEISLSEYKTIDGQPTFLIQRIDFPRLNTKEVIDSASKLILSKIIEGLIYVEKVNSDSFIVEYHSEKMSGIKDITRIDKAINQSILKVKFNDHNLDSKLAEKLTQPVGIKRVKVSPEGKENLDLEKVYIGTFAFVWLLIMSLLMVGSSLVRSVVEEKSNRIIEILLSSCSAKDLMAGKIIGLSALGLTQIFIWILIAVSALGPMVLQYIQLQNAGFVFLYFILGYILYSALFIGVGSIGSTEQDLQSIMSILSILIVFPIIISSIIIENPSSNLAVYFSYFPLTTAPMMIMRVSLFEISLLEKIASLIILLLSIYFVIWFSGKIFRVAILSYGKIPNLQEIIKWLKS, encoded by the coding sequence ATGAAAAAATTTTTGGTTATAGCTAAGTGGGAATATTTAGAAAAGATTAAAAACAAAACATACATCTTTATGACTTTTTTCTTCCCACTAATCATCTTCGGGATTGCACTTGCTCCAGCTTTACTAACTTCTGATGAAGATAAAGAAACTAAAGTCATCGGATTGATTGAGAAAAATATTTCTATTCAAAAAGAGCTTGAGATCTCTTTGAGTGAATATAAAACTATTGATGGTCAGCCCACATTTTTAATTCAAAGAATAGATTTCCCCCGATTAAATACAAAAGAAGTAATTGACTCCGCTTCTAAACTTATACTTAGTAAAATCATCGAAGGATTAATATATGTTGAAAAAGTGAATTCCGACTCGTTTATTGTAGAATATCATTCAGAAAAAATGTCTGGGATTAAAGATATAACTAGAATTGATAAAGCGATTAATCAATCAATATTAAAAGTAAAGTTTAATGATCATAATCTGGATTCAAAACTTGCTGAAAAGCTTACTCAACCAGTTGGAATTAAAAGAGTAAAAGTTTCACCAGAAGGAAAAGAAAATCTTGACTTAGAAAAAGTTTACATTGGAACATTTGCATTTGTTTGGTTATTGATAATGTCTCTTTTGATGGTCGGAAGCTCACTTGTCAGAAGCGTTGTTGAAGAAAAATCAAATCGAATAATTGAAATTCTACTCTCATCCTGTTCAGCAAAGGATTTAATGGCTGGTAAAATAATTGGTCTCAGTGCATTAGGTTTAACTCAAATTTTCATCTGGATTTTGATAGCTGTCTCAGCACTTGGACCAATGGTTCTTCAGTATATTCAGCTACAAAATGCGGGTTTCGTTTTTCTTTACTTCATTTTAGGATACATTTTATATTCAGCTTTATTTATTGGTGTTGGATCAATTGGAAGCACCGAACAGGATTTACAATCTATAATGAGTATCTTAAGTATTCTGATCGTTTTTCCAATAATTATATCGTCAATAATTATTGAAAATCCTTCATCAAACCTTGCAGTTTATTTTTCATATTTCCCACTGACTACTGCACCAATGATGATAATGAGAGTAAGTCTTTTCGAGATTAGTTTATTAGAAAAGATTGCAAGCCTTATAATTTTATTACTATCAATTTATTTTGTGATCTGGTTTTCAGGTAAAATTTTTAGAGTTGCAATTTTAAGTTATGGTAAAATTCCCAATCTACAAGAAATCATTAAGTGGTTGAAAAGTTAG
- a CDS encoding NAD-dependent epimerase/dehydratase family protein, whose protein sequence is MNILVTGGAGFIASHIVDAFIENGHNVTIIDNLTTGRKENINPRAKFYEIDIRDDLTKIFDEGKFDVVNHHAAQIDVRRSVTDPIYDAGVNIIGTLNLLQNSIKFGVKKFMFASTGGAVYGEQDYFPADENHKQQPLSPYGISKLSVEKYLYFYKEVHGLKYTILRYANIYGPRQNPLGEAGVVCIFLDKILAGDQPIINGSGEQTRDYVYVKDVVKANLLTLNEEESDIYNVGTGIETSVNELFRLINQNFNNSIKEVHGPAKPGEQMRSVITSEKLFKKFGWKPSTKLEDGLRETIEYYKSLAK, encoded by the coding sequence TTGAACATTCTGGTAACTGGCGGAGCTGGCTTCATCGCCTCTCATATTGTTGATGCATTCATTGAAAACGGTCACAATGTAACCATCATAGATAATCTAACCACAGGTCGCAAAGAAAATATAAATCCCAGAGCAAAATTTTATGAAATAGATATTCGTGATGATTTAACAAAAATATTTGATGAAGGGAAATTTGATGTCGTAAATCATCACGCAGCACAAATCGATGTTCGCCGTTCTGTTACTGATCCAATTTATGATGCTGGAGTCAATATCATCGGTACTTTGAATCTTCTACAAAACTCTATCAAATTTGGAGTTAAAAAATTTATGTTCGCATCTACAGGTGGTGCAGTTTATGGCGAACAGGATTACTTCCCCGCTGATGAAAACCACAAGCAACAGCCACTTTCACCTTATGGAATTTCTAAACTCAGCGTAGAAAAATATCTTTATTTCTATAAAGAAGTTCATGGATTAAAATATACTATTCTGAGATATGCAAATATTTATGGACCAAGACAAAATCCGCTCGGAGAAGCAGGTGTAGTTTGTATTTTCCTTGATAAAATATTGGCTGGCGATCAACCAATTATCAATGGCAGCGGTGAACAAACGCGAGATTATGTTTATGTTAAAGATGTAGTAAAAGCAAATCTTCTAACTTTAAATGAAGAAGAATCTGACATTTATAATGTAGGAACCGGAATCGAAACAAGTGTAAACGAATTATTCAGATTGATTAATCAAAATTTTAATAATTCAATAAAAGAAGTTCATGGACCTGCAAAGCCAGGTGAACAAATGCGGTCTGTTATTACTTCTGAAAAATTATTCAAAAAATTTGGTTGGAAACCTTCCACCAAACTTGAAGATGGATTAAGAGAAACTATCGAATATTATAAATCACTTGCAAAATGA
- a CDS encoding ATP-binding cassette domain-containing protein: protein MLKVINLHKEFSGIVAVDNLSFEINEGEIFGLLGPNGAGKTTTIRCLLNIIQPDKGEILFNEKNYLDIKNFIGYIPEERGLYLKSRVIDVLTYFGELKDRSRSFVKERANYYLNKLEMKETANRKVNELSKGNQQKIQLISAFISEPKILVLDEPFSGLDPINQDLVVELIKEFLDEGKIVMLSTHQMDIAEKLCNKILLINKGKQVLYGYLNEIKKQFGRMNLHLRGTNLDNNLKNYAEFESVLLYENYAEIFLKDNLNTKDLIQKLLMNYNITSFELKEPSLHSIFIRTIKEI, encoded by the coding sequence ATGTTAAAGGTTATAAATCTTCATAAAGAATTCTCGGGCATTGTAGCAGTTGACAATCTAAGTTTTGAAATTAATGAAGGTGAAATTTTTGGACTTTTAGGTCCAAACGGTGCAGGCAAAACCACAACAATTCGATGTCTTCTCAATATAATTCAACCTGACAAAGGCGAGATCTTGTTTAATGAGAAAAATTATTTAGACATTAAAAATTTTATTGGTTACATACCAGAAGAAAGAGGCCTTTATCTAAAAAGTCGAGTAATAGATGTGTTGACCTATTTCGGCGAATTAAAAGACAGGTCAAGAAGTTTTGTGAAAGAACGAGCCAATTATTATTTAAATAAACTTGAAATGAAAGAGACTGCCAATCGAAAGGTCAATGAATTATCAAAAGGAAATCAGCAAAAGATACAATTAATCAGCGCCTTTATTTCCGAACCAAAAATTTTAGTTTTAGATGAACCTTTCTCAGGACTTGATCCGATCAATCAAGATTTAGTCGTGGAATTAATTAAAGAATTTTTAGATGAAGGCAAAATTGTAATGCTTTCAACTCATCAAATGGATATCGCTGAAAAACTCTGTAATAAAATTTTACTTATTAATAAAGGCAAACAGGTTCTTTACGGCTATCTCAATGAGATTAAAAAACAATTTGGGCGAATGAATCTTCATTTGAGAGGAACGAATCTGGATAATAACTTGAAAAACTATGCCGAGTTTGAATCAGTTCTCCTTTACGAAAATTATGCTGAGATTTTTTTAAAGGACAATTTGAATACAAAAGACTTAATCCAAAAGCTTTTAATGAATTATAATATTACTTCGTTCGAACTCAAAGAACCTTCACTTCACTCTATATTCATAAGAACAATTAAAGAGATCTAA
- a CDS encoding T9SS type A sorting domain-containing protein yields the protein MALPYIYALLITTPNNYILAGSGGYGGYISTDNGSVWSSNLTTTWIVSHYFETPAGYYLCTAGPVLFKSTNEGLSWNQIRSASTNLIAIATTPRQPSGFNIFVSSLDGIFRSTNDGASWTEVNSGLDYRWVTALVNSGINLFAGSNGGGVYLSTNNGTNWSKINTGLTNLFITKLFIDGGFIYAATENGVVYRRTLSEVITSVDQEEINISTFSLNQNFPNPFNPSTKISWQSPVSGYTTLKVYDVLGKEVATLVNEYLNAGSYEVEFNAGQTRNLSSGIYFYKLQVGEFVQTKKMILAK from the coding sequence ATGGCACTGCCGTATATTTATGCGTTGCTTATTACTACACCAAATAATTATATACTGGCTGGTAGTGGTGGTTATGGCGGTTACATATCAACCGACAATGGTTCAGTATGGAGTTCAAACCTTACGACCACATGGATAGTAAGTCACTATTTTGAAACACCAGCGGGCTATTATTTGTGTACCGCAGGTCCAGTACTATTTAAGAGTACAAATGAGGGTTTGAGCTGGAACCAAATTCGGAGTGCAAGTACGAACCTGATTGCAATCGCAACTACTCCCAGACAGCCATCAGGTTTTAACATTTTCGTAAGTAGTCTAGATGGTATTTTCCGATCAACGAATGATGGTGCAAGTTGGACAGAGGTGAATAGTGGATTAGATTACCGTTGGGTAACTGCTCTTGTAAACAGTGGCATTAACTTATTCGCTGGTTCTAATGGGGGCGGTGTTTATTTATCTACAAATAATGGAACAAATTGGAGTAAGATAAACACGGGATTAACAAATCTGTTTATTACAAAACTTTTTATTGATGGTGGATTTATTTACGCAGCTACGGAAAATGGTGTGGTTTACCGAAGAACTCTATCAGAAGTGATAACATCAGTTGACCAAGAAGAGATTAATATCTCTACTTTCTCGCTGAACCAAAACTTTCCAAACCCATTCAACCCAAGCACAAAAATCAGTTGGCAGTCTCCGGTTAGTGGTTATACAACATTAAAAGTTTATGATGTGCTTGGAAAAGAAGTTGCTACACTGGTTAATGAATATCTTAATGCTGGAAGTTATGAAGTTGAGTTTAATGCTGGACAAACTCGTAATCTCTCAAGTGGAATTTATTTCTACAAATTACAGGTTGGTGAATTTGTTCAAACTAAGAAAATGATATTGGCAAAGTAA